One genomic window of Salvia miltiorrhiza cultivar Shanhuang (shh) chromosome 4, IMPLAD_Smil_shh, whole genome shotgun sequence includes the following:
- the LOC131023136 gene encoding basic blue protein-like, translating into MMSEKKWNSIFVGIVVVGVLLLSNPARADFYFVGDEAGWKFNVAGWENGKTFKELDTLIFKYKAGSHNVVLVDKASYDSCTVPPNATTYSSGNDEITIGSGPNYFICGFPRHCGFGMKIVANAS; encoded by the exons ATGATGTCCGAAAAGAAATGGAACTCAATCTTCGTCGGAATAGTGGTTGTGGGTGTGTTGCTTCTCAGCAATCCGGCACGCGCTGATTTCTACTTCGTCGGAGACGAGGCGGGCTGGAAGTTCAACGTCGCCGGCTGGGAAAACGGCAAGACCTTTAAGGAACTCGACACTCTAA TTTTCAAGTACAAAGCAGGTAGCCACAATGTGGTTCTTGTGGACAAGGCGAGCTACGATTCTTGCACAGTTCCACCAAATGCGACAACTTATAGTTCAGGCAACGACGAAATAACTATCGGTTCAGGCCCTAACTATTTCATTTGTGGCTTCCCTCGACACTGCGGATTTGGGATGAAGATTGTTGCTAATGcttcttaa